The proteins below come from a single Parageobacillus thermoglucosidasius genomic window:
- a CDS encoding (2,3-dihydroxybenzoyl)adenylate synthase produces MLSGCPTWPKEFADFYRKEGCWAGETFGDMLRKRALKYGDRIAVTSGERQISYKELDRRADQLASGFRQLGIRPADRVVVQLPNRIEFFEVCFALFRLGALPVFALPSHRYSEISYFCEFSEAAAYIIPDQHGGFDFRSLAKQVKAAVPTLKHVIVVGEAGEFESLENLFIDPVQLPLVHSSDVAFFLLSGGSTGLPKMIPRTHDDYIYSLRVSAEICKLHQDSVYLAVLPIAHNYPLSSPGVLGTLYAGGKVVLADSPSPDEAFPLIQQEKVTITALVPPLVWIWLDAASSCKYDLSSLQVLQVGGAKFSAEVAKRVKPVLGCTLQQVYGMAEGLVNYTRLDDPEELIINTQGKPMSYYDEIRIVDEEDNEVEPGQIGELLTRGPYTIRGYYKAEAHNAKAFTADGFYRTGDLVRMTPSGYLVVEGRVKDQINRGGEKIAAEEVENHLLAHPSVRDAAVVAMPDEFLGERSCAFIIPRDHSLQAAELKAFLQERGVASFKIPDRIEFVDSFPKTAVGKINKRALRQIIAEKRQSAGKTNV; encoded by the coding sequence ATGCTAAGCGGATGCCCAACATGGCCAAAGGAGTTTGCAGACTTTTACCGGAAGGAGGGCTGCTGGGCAGGTGAGACTTTTGGTGACATGCTGCGGAAAAGGGCGTTAAAGTACGGTGATCGCATTGCAGTTACTTCTGGAGAAAGGCAAATCAGCTATAAAGAACTGGATAGAAGAGCGGATCAGCTTGCCTCAGGATTCCGCCAACTGGGGATTCGGCCAGCGGACCGCGTTGTCGTTCAATTGCCGAATCGAATTGAATTTTTTGAAGTATGCTTTGCTTTATTCCGTCTGGGGGCGCTGCCTGTCTTTGCCTTGCCTTCACATCGATATAGTGAAATCAGTTATTTTTGTGAATTTAGCGAAGCGGCGGCTTATATTATTCCAGACCAGCATGGGGGATTTGATTTCCGCTCCCTTGCCAAGCAGGTGAAGGCTGCTGTTCCAACCCTAAAACACGTCATTGTGGTTGGAGAGGCGGGAGAGTTTGAATCATTAGAAAATCTGTTTATCGATCCTGTCCAGCTGCCGCTTGTTCATTCAAGCGATGTTGCTTTCTTCCTGCTGTCCGGCGGAAGCACAGGGCTGCCAAAAATGATTCCGCGGACCCACGATGATTATATTTACAGTCTCCGGGTTAGTGCCGAGATTTGTAAGCTTCATCAAGATAGTGTTTATCTTGCGGTTCTTCCCATTGCTCATAATTATCCGCTTAGTTCACCGGGTGTGCTAGGAACGTTGTATGCCGGCGGAAAAGTGGTCCTTGCAGACAGCCCAAGTCCTGATGAGGCATTTCCGCTTATTCAGCAAGAGAAAGTCACCATTACTGCGCTCGTGCCGCCGCTTGTTTGGATATGGTTAGATGCCGCATCTTCTTGCAAGTATGATTTATCCAGCCTTCAAGTTTTGCAAGTCGGCGGGGCGAAATTCAGCGCAGAAGTAGCCAAAAGAGTAAAACCAGTTCTTGGCTGCACCTTGCAGCAGGTGTATGGCATGGCTGAAGGGCTGGTCAACTATACGAGATTGGATGATCCTGAAGAATTGATTATAAATACTCAAGGAAAGCCAATGTCTTACTATGATGAAATCCGCATAGTAGATGAAGAAGATAACGAGGTGGAGCCTGGCCAAATTGGAGAGCTGTTAACGAGGGGCCCTTATACCATTCGCGGATATTATAAAGCGGAAGCGCATAATGCGAAAGCCTTTACTGCGGACGGCTTTTACCGGACGGGCGACTTGGTGCGGATGACTCCATCCGGCTACTTGGTTGTCGAAGGGCGCGTGAAAGATCAAATTAACCGGGGCGGTGAAAAAATTGCGGCGGAGGAAGTGGAAAATCACCTTTTAGCACATCCTTCCGTACGTGATGCGGCTGTCGTTGCGATGCCGGATGAATTCCTTGGCGAACGATCGTGCGCTTTTATCATTCCGCGTGATCACTCTTTGCAAGCAGCTGAACTGAAGGCGTTTTTGCAAGAGCGCGGAGTGGCAAGTTTTAAAATACCTGATCGCATCGAATTCGTTGATTCATTTCCGAAGACAGCGGTTGGAAAAATTAACAAGAGGGCATTACGGCAAATCATTGCCGAAAAACGGCAATCTGCAGGAAAAACAAACGTATAA
- a CDS encoding isochorismatase family protein — MAIPAIPAYPMPVSSDLPKNKVSWTPAPKRAALLIHDMQNYFLDAFPSNASPFVELVRNIQRLKKECKEMGIPVIYSAQPGGQTLEQRGLLQDFWGNGIADDPYQKGIIDELAPDAKDIVLTKWRYSAFKKTNLLEILEGHGRDQLIICGVYAHIGCLLTASDAFMQDIQVFFVADAVADFSLEHHKMALHYAASRCAFITPTQHLIEALKKEPVPDCQNILPMSLHDVRNQVAELIQESPADLSDHENLVNRGLDSIRMMSLVEKWRRAGAEVTFAALAARPTLFAWWNLLSSQSEKVLSAQDSQ, encoded by the coding sequence ATGGCTATCCCTGCTATTCCAGCTTATCCAATGCCTGTTTCATCAGATCTGCCAAAAAACAAAGTATCATGGACACCCGCTCCTAAACGTGCGGCATTGCTTATCCACGATATGCAAAATTATTTTCTTGACGCTTTTCCCTCTAATGCGTCGCCTTTCGTCGAGCTTGTGAGAAATATTCAACGGTTAAAAAAGGAATGCAAAGAAATGGGGATACCTGTCATTTACTCTGCGCAACCGGGTGGACAAACGCTGGAACAGCGTGGATTGCTTCAGGATTTTTGGGGAAATGGAATCGCCGATGATCCTTATCAAAAGGGGATTATCGATGAATTAGCACCTGATGCAAAGGATATCGTTCTTACAAAGTGGAGATACAGCGCATTTAAAAAAACTAATCTTTTGGAAATATTGGAAGGACATGGGCGAGATCAGTTGATTATTTGCGGTGTTTATGCGCATATCGGATGCTTATTAACTGCTAGTGATGCCTTTATGCAGGATATACAAGTGTTTTTTGTCGCGGATGCTGTCGCTGATTTCTCATTAGAGCATCATAAGATGGCTCTCCATTATGCGGCTAGCCGTTGTGCGTTCATAACGCCCACGCAACATCTGATCGAAGCATTGAAAAAAGAACCTGTTCCGGATTGCCAAAACATATTGCCAATGAGTTTGCATGATGTACGCAATCAAGTAGCGGAGCTTATTCAAGAGTCTCCAGCGGATCTTTCCGATCATGAGAATTTGGTCAACAGAGGATTGGACTCCATTCGCATGATGAGTTTAGTTGAAAAATGGAGAAGAGCGGGAGCAGAGGTTACCTTCGCGGCCCTTGCCGCACGTCCTACTCTTTTTGCTTGGTGGAACTTGTTGTCTTCTCAATCGGAGAAGGTACTATCTGCTCAAGACTCACAATAA